In Nostoc sp. UHCC 0926, a single genomic region encodes these proteins:
- a CDS encoding nSTAND1 domain-containing NTPase: MANFNFTLPIQLRLMDSKQALEFINGLLRENRKQVLNELEVKLFLGMWERKEYTDIVNDGSYSAEHVRDMGAKLCKKITQYLEIKVTKRNFKNSIEGGYQQHLEKASSSQKPIIEIINSTQGDESQSDHLPQQNHNPFIPFNGRVEEKHLFFDREREIRRVFEVLNSGSSVVLIGEEGIGKSSMLWMIYQQAESLLKGKRQPVFLDLNLLHNESQFYSDLCHEIGISESKDYQLTRNLRSCKILLAIDNVGKLIGEGFTRQIRDYLRGLAEGSNAPLKLILAATEPLNNLFKDSQEQGNTSPLAGICQEEHIHPWDEATMRAFITNRLARTSVSFTEEEIIQLIQESGGHPRKLMQLCYPTYWRYVESLQ, from the coding sequence ATGGCTAATTTTAACTTTACTCTGCCAATTCAATTACGCCTAATGGACTCAAAACAAGCGTTGGAATTCATTAATGGACTGCTTAGGGAAAACAGAAAGCAAGTCTTAAATGAGTTGGAAGTAAAGCTCTTTTTAGGGATGTGGGAAAGGAAGGAGTATACAGACATTGTTAATGATGGTTCTTACAGTGCAGAACATGTGAGAGATATGGGTGCAAAGTTATGCAAAAAAATTACACAATATTTAGAAATAAAAGTTACAAAAAGAAATTTTAAAAACTCAATTGAAGGAGGATATCAACAGCATTTAGAAAAAGCTTCATCTTCCCAAAAACCAATTATAGAAATAATTAATTCAACGCAAGGAGATGAATCACAGTCAGATCATCTACCGCAGCAAAATCATAATCCTTTTATTCCCTTTAATGGCAGAGTAGAAGAAAAGCATCTATTCTTTGACCGAGAGCGCGAAATACGGCGAGTATTTGAGGTACTGAATAGCGGTAGTAGTGTCGTTTTAATTGGGGAAGAGGGAATCGGAAAATCCTCAATGTTATGGATGATTTACCAACAGGCGGAAAGTCTTCTCAAAGGTAAACGTCAGCCAGTTTTCTTAGACCTGAATTTACTTCATAATGAAAGTCAATTTTATAGTGATTTGTGTCACGAGATTGGTATATCCGAAAGTAAAGACTATCAATTAACCCGCAATTTGCGAAGTTGTAAAATACTACTGGCTATAGACAATGTAGGAAAACTAATAGGGGAAGGTTTTACTCGCCAAATAAGGGATTATTTGCGCGGTTTAGCCGAAGGAAGTAATGCCCCGTTGAAGCTGATTTTAGCTGCCACCGAACCCCTGAATAACCTTTTTAAGGATAGTCAGGAGCAAGGTAATACTTCTCCGTTGGCAGGTATTTGCCAAGAGGAACACATTCATCCTTGGGATGAAGCTACTATGCGTGCTTTTATTACCAACCGTCTAGCTAGAACTTCCGTGAGTTTTACTGAAGAAGAAATCATCCAACTCATCCAAGAAAGTGGCGGACATCCTCGAAAACTTATGCAACTGTGTTATCCAACTTATTGGCGGTATGTGGAAAGTTTGCAATGA
- a CDS encoding AAA family ATPase yields MTPVPRLDLAPKLKRPLSLWNPLDYLRLLYWVFYFPQALRWYVDKFGSRHIPEEEMNWRKGWELLRENIIQQNLLIQALILTVVTALSANWFFQQIGIPIIWQGAAFGIVFGVLFSVVLGVAGVVFAVQFAVVFAVQFAVIFSAQFAVVFAAQFAVVFAVQFAVVFAVVFAVVFAVALLRLDDWLLNLDIHRHLQIAHITPLPIPWLFSRLTKWLRHDWETGLHNANQLLAYTVQFIPVAQAVNQVLGETSPSQVIFRVVQLAEAPFDWKLLVFASAYWSADITPEFLEIRLDNPARAAAAGFWYLHEKEPVKALKAFVVVRSLLYGEEMYTLAQTLAASHKVQKPASIAAIQILPFPQEPLLRPVTWKVLTSLRRVVEDVQFVERSVSRSARSLALNRALGELTNILNQADTLPQAEQGLIIDIAQTWKESLLQITGEVGEISITKPVVNPYVVGDPVQGHLFIGREDIIRELEELWVMGNQLQSIVLYGHRRMGKTSILLNAANCLGSQIQLAYVNLLRLGDSPQGVGEVLMAICDEISRTVELPSPTDADLLNLPYRTFERYLKQVEAKLDGGLIIALDEFEKIEDLIEAKKIPIDFMGFLRGLVQMSSKIAFAFAGLHTLEEMTADYFQPFFASVIPIHVGFQERAATRQILANPGNEDFPLDYIPEALDEIYALTHGQPYLVQLLGFQLVRRYNDFVFEQGRSRDPVFTVEDVEAVINDPEFFKRGRYYFDGVWGQAARGAEGQQVILQVLAPQPQGLSLDALAQSTGMNDADLQEALNTLKRHDVVEETQGSWRIMVELFRRWVLQQ; encoded by the coding sequence ATGACCCCTGTACCCCGCCTAGATTTAGCGCCCAAGTTGAAGCGTCCCCTCTCCCTGTGGAATCCCTTAGATTACCTTCGCCTTTTGTACTGGGTATTTTACTTTCCCCAGGCTTTGCGGTGGTATGTGGACAAATTCGGGAGTAGACATATTCCTGAAGAGGAAATGAATTGGCGAAAAGGATGGGAGTTGCTGCGTGAGAATATTATTCAGCAGAATTTGCTTATTCAAGCATTAATTTTAACCGTTGTGACGGCACTGTCTGCGAATTGGTTTTTTCAGCAAATAGGCATTCCTATTATTTGGCAAGGTGCGGCGTTTGGCATAGTGTTCGGCGTACTGTTCAGTGTGGTATTGGGCGTGGCGGGCGTAGTGTTCGCCGTGCAATTTGCCGTGGTGTTCGCCGTGCAATTTGCCGTGATATTCTCCGCGCAATTTGCCGTGGTATTCGCCGCGCAATTTGCCGTGGTATTCGCCGTGCAATTTGCCGTGGTATTTGCTGTGGTGTTTGCCGTGGTATTCGCTGTGGCTTTACTACGTCTAGATGATTGGCTCTTGAATTTAGACATACATAGACACTTGCAAATTGCTCATATTACCCCTCTTCCTATTCCCTGGCTTTTTTCTAGGTTGACAAAGTGGCTTCGTCATGATTGGGAAACAGGCCTACATAATGCCAACCAACTGTTGGCTTATACTGTTCAGTTCATCCCTGTTGCCCAAGCTGTAAATCAGGTGCTTGGTGAAACTTCTCCATCTCAAGTCATTTTTCGTGTTGTTCAGCTAGCTGAAGCCCCTTTTGATTGGAAATTACTGGTTTTTGCCTCAGCTTATTGGAGCGCAGATATAACTCCAGAGTTTCTGGAAATTAGATTGGACAACCCTGCCCGTGCTGCTGCTGCTGGTTTCTGGTATCTACATGAAAAAGAACCAGTGAAAGCATTAAAGGCTTTTGTTGTAGTGCGTTCTCTTCTCTATGGCGAAGAAATGTATACCCTCGCCCAAACTCTAGCAGCATCTCACAAAGTTCAAAAACCAGCCTCTATTGCTGCTATCCAAATTCTTCCTTTTCCACAGGAACCTCTATTACGTCCAGTTACCTGGAAAGTCCTTACTAGTCTGCGTCGAGTTGTTGAAGATGTCCAGTTTGTAGAGCGCAGCGTCTCACGTTCAGCCAGGTCTTTAGCTCTTAATCGAGCATTAGGCGAACTGACAAATATCCTAAATCAAGCCGACACCTTGCCGCAAGCAGAGCAAGGATTAATCATAGATATTGCTCAAACTTGGAAAGAAAGCCTTTTACAAATCACTGGTGAGGTGGGAGAAATTTCCATCACCAAGCCTGTGGTTAATCCTTATGTTGTAGGCGACCCCGTTCAAGGTCATCTCTTTATTGGGCGAGAAGATATCATCAGAGAGTTAGAAGAACTCTGGGTGATGGGTAATCAACTCCAGTCTATAGTTCTCTACGGTCACAGGCGCATGGGCAAAACTTCCATTCTGCTTAACGCTGCTAACTGTCTAGGCTCACAAATACAGCTAGCTTATGTCAACTTGCTACGTTTGGGAGATAGCCCCCAAGGTGTGGGTGAGGTGCTAATGGCAATTTGTGATGAAATTTCTCGAACTGTCGAACTTCCATCCCCAACCGATGCTGATTTACTTAATCTCCCCTACCGGACTTTTGAACGTTATTTAAAACAGGTGGAAGCAAAGCTAGATGGTGGGTTAATCATCGCCTTAGACGAGTTCGAGAAAATTGAAGATTTGATTGAAGCGAAAAAAATCCCTATCGACTTTATGGGTTTTCTGCGAGGTTTGGTGCAAATGAGTTCTAAAATCGCTTTTGCCTTTGCTGGTTTGCATACTTTAGAGGAAATGACAGCAGATTATTTTCAACCCTTCTTTGCTAGCGTCATTCCTATTCATGTAGGCTTTCAGGAACGTGCAGCTACTCGCCAAATTCTCGCTAACCCAGGTAATGAAGACTTCCCCCTCGACTACATCCCGGAAGCTTTAGATGAAATTTATGCTTTGACACATGGTCAACCATATTTAGTGCAACTGCTGGGTTTTCAGCTAGTGCGCCGCTACAATGACTTTGTTTTTGAGCAAGGACGATCGCGTGACCCAGTTTTCACAGTAGAAGACGTGGAAGCAGTTATCAATGACCCTGAGTTTTTCAAGCGGGGACGCTACTACTTTGATGGAGTTTGGGGTCAGGCGGCGCGGGGTGCTGAGGGTCAACAGGTAATTCTACAAGTGCTTGCACCTCAACCACAAGGGCTAAGTCTGGATGCCTTAGCTCAGTCTACAGGTATGAACGACGCTGATTTACAGGAAGCGCTGAATACTCTGAAGCGTCATGATGTCGTTGAGGAAACTCAGGGAAGCTGGCGGATTATGGTAGAACTGTTTCGCCGTTGGGTTTTGCAACAGTAG
- a CDS encoding ABC transporter substrate-binding protein, whose amino-acid sequence MTWFSLSVKRLGRITQFLSLFCLCLFLVVSCAPRPKLSTPPSGSVNSPTGDGRITIGTTAKPRTLDPADAYELASLGLVFNMSDRLYTYEPGSTEIKPQLATALPKVTQDGLTYTIPLRQGVVFHDGTPFNAQAMAFTIQRFIENKGKPSFLLADIVDSVKTTSEYELTIKLKKPFAAFPSLLAFPGVCAVSPKAYELGAGKFKPNIFVGTGPYKLGQYGTDSIRFDPFDKYWGEKPANKGVNLQIQTSPVNLFNAFRTGAVDVAYLSLQPDQNRSLEEGGKKGDWQAIAAEGSVVSYLVLNRNQKPLDKLEVRQAIASIIDRPLLNERVLLGQANPLYSMIPTTFNVSQPLFKDKYGDANFDQAKKLLTTASFSKENPAKVQIWYPSSSPTRTLAAQTLKSLVDAKMDGILQFEVTPAEGPAFFKDISKGLYPAALLDWYPDFLDPDNYIQPFLACDKGSVAKGCEDGGSQTQGSFYYSEAINKLIDQQRKEQNPEARQKIFTEIQTQVTTDVPYVPLWQSKDYVFAQKGVNSVQLNPTQILIYQTIKK is encoded by the coding sequence ATGACCTGGTTTTCCTTGTCCGTGAAACGGTTGGGTCGGATTACACAATTCCTATCTTTGTTCTGTCTATGTTTATTTTTAGTTGTTAGTTGCGCTCCTCGTCCTAAGCTTTCTACGCCACCATCCGGTTCTGTAAATAGCCCTACAGGTGATGGTCGTATTACTATAGGTACAACAGCAAAGCCGAGAACCCTTGATCCGGCTGATGCTTATGAGTTAGCATCCTTAGGTTTGGTGTTTAATATGAGCGATCGCCTTTACACCTACGAACCAGGAAGTACGGAAATTAAGCCGCAGCTAGCGACAGCATTACCCAAAGTCACTCAAGATGGCTTAACTTATACCATCCCCTTACGTCAGGGAGTGGTTTTTCACGATGGGACTCCCTTCAACGCCCAAGCAATGGCGTTTACAATCCAGCGCTTTATTGAAAATAAAGGTAAACCCTCATTCTTACTAGCAGATATAGTAGATTCAGTAAAAACTACAAGCGAGTATGAGTTAACAATTAAGCTGAAAAAGCCCTTTGCAGCGTTTCCCTCACTGCTGGCGTTTCCTGGGGTGTGTGCAGTTTCACCAAAAGCTTACGAACTCGGTGCTGGTAAATTTAAGCCGAATATTTTTGTGGGGACTGGCCCTTACAAATTAGGACAGTATGGTACTGATTCAATCCGATTTGATCCGTTTGATAAGTATTGGGGAGAAAAACCAGCTAACAAGGGTGTTAACCTCCAAATTCAAACTAGTCCGGTTAATTTGTTTAATGCTTTCCGTACAGGCGCAGTCGATGTAGCTTATCTGTCGCTACAGCCAGATCAAAATCGCAGCTTGGAAGAAGGTGGTAAAAAAGGGGATTGGCAAGCGATCGCAGCTGAAGGTAGTGTAGTAAGTTATCTGGTATTAAATCGAAATCAAAAGCCTTTAGATAAATTAGAGGTAAGACAAGCGATCGCGTCCATAATTGACCGTCCACTTTTAAATGAGCGGGTGTTGCTTGGTCAAGCAAATCCGCTTTATAGTATGATTCCCACGACGTTCAATGTTTCCCAGCCATTATTTAAAGATAAGTATGGTGATGCTAACTTTGATCAAGCGAAAAAATTGTTAACTACTGCTAGTTTCTCCAAGGAAAATCCCGCAAAAGTACAAATTTGGTATCCTTCTAGTTCGCCTACTCGTACTTTGGCAGCACAGACACTTAAATCGCTTGTTGATGCCAAGATGGATGGAATCCTGCAATTTGAAGTCACCCCCGCCGAAGGGCCAGCCTTCTTTAAAGACATTTCTAAGGGATTATATCCAGCAGCTTTACTTGATTGGTATCCAGACTTTTTAGACCCAGATAATTACATCCAACCCTTTTTGGCTTGTGATAAAGGTTCAGTTGCTAAAGGATGCGAAGATGGAGGTAGTCAAACTCAGGGTTCATTCTACTATAGCGAAGCTATAAATAAACTGATTGATCAGCAACGCAAAGAACAAAACCCCGAAGCGCGTCAGAAAATTTTTACAGAAATTCAAACGCAAGTAACTACTGATGTACCTTACGTTCCCTTATGGCAAAGCAAAGACTATGTATTTGCCCAAAAAGGTGTGAATAGCGTACAACTTAACCCCACCCAAATTTTGATTTACCAGACAATTAAAAAGTAG
- a CDS encoding ABC transporter permease produces the protein MSRSKALQYYIVSRLLLAPLQLLTIITIVFLLLRATPGDPADAILGGRAPEAAKEELRKQLGLNLPLWLQYLNYLGSILRFDLGTSLMSRGQNVWDIIGQYFPATVELAVCSMAVALIVGILVGTLSASRPGTYFDVGGRLFGIITYALPMFWAGMLLQLIFSVQLGWFPNSNRFPPNLPAPTPVTGLYTIDSLLGGNFTQFFTSLHHLALPSLTLGILLSGIFERIVRVNLKQTLQADYVEAARARGIGENKILASHALKNALIPVITVLGLTFASLLGGAILTEVTFSWPGLANRLYQAIADRDYPTVQGVLVFFGAIVVSASILIDILNAYVDPRIRY, from the coding sequence ATGTCTCGCTCTAAAGCTTTACAATATTACATTGTTTCTCGGTTGCTTCTCGCACCACTTCAGCTATTAACGATTATTACCATTGTATTTCTCCTACTAAGAGCAACACCAGGAGATCCAGCAGATGCAATTCTCGGTGGACGTGCGCCAGAAGCAGCTAAAGAAGAATTGCGAAAACAACTCGGTTTAAATCTTCCCCTGTGGCTACAGTACCTCAATTATTTGGGAAGCATACTGCGTTTTGACTTGGGAACGTCTTTAATGAGTCGAGGACAGAATGTTTGGGACATAATTGGACAATATTTTCCGGCGACGGTGGAGTTAGCAGTATGTAGTATGGCGGTTGCACTCATCGTTGGAATTTTAGTTGGGACTCTTTCAGCTTCTCGTCCTGGGACATATTTCGATGTCGGTGGGCGCTTGTTTGGGATCATCACCTATGCACTCCCCATGTTTTGGGCGGGAATGCTTTTGCAGTTGATTTTCTCAGTCCAACTGGGTTGGTTTCCCAATTCCAACCGCTTTCCGCCTAATCTTCCGGCTCCCACTCCTGTGACTGGATTGTATACAATTGATAGCTTACTCGGTGGAAACTTCACCCAGTTTTTCACATCTTTGCACCATCTTGCTCTACCTAGTCTCACACTAGGAATTTTGCTTAGTGGAATTTTTGAGCGAATTGTGCGAGTGAACTTAAAGCAAACCTTGCAAGCAGATTATGTAGAAGCGGCTAGAGCCAGAGGTATTGGTGAAAATAAGATTTTAGCCTCCCATGCTTTAAAAAATGCCCTAATTCCAGTAATTACGGTCTTGGGATTAACTTTTGCGTCTCTATTGGGTGGGGCGATTTTGACAGAGGTAACATTTTCTTGGCCTGGGTTAGCGAATCGACTATATCAAGCGATCGCCGATCGCGATTATCCCACAGTTCAGGGAGTGCTAGTATTTTTTGGTGCGATCGTTGTGAGTGCCAGCATTTTGATTGATATTTTAAATGCTTATGTAGATCCGCGAATTCGATATTAG
- a CDS encoding photosystem II reaction center protein T, which yields MESVAYILIFTLCIGTLFFAIAFREPPRFEKPKDK from the coding sequence ATGGAAAGCGTTGCGTACATCTTGATTTTTACTCTGTGTATAGGTACTCTCTTCTTTGCGATCGCATTTCGTGAACCACCTCGCTTTGAGAAACCAAAAGATAAGTAG
- a CDS encoding 30S ribosomal protein S1 produces the protein MVNQNLTATEIGFTHEDFAALLDKYDYHFSPGDVVPGTVFSIEPRGALIDIGAKTAAYIPIQEMSINRVDSPEEVLQSNETREFFILTDENEDGQLTLSIRRIEYMRAWERVRQLQAEDATVRSGVFATNRGGALVRIEGLRGFIPGSHISTRKPKEELVGEDLPLKFLEVDEERNRLVLSHRRALVERKMNRLEVGEVVIGTVRGIKPYGAFIDIGGVSGLLHISEISHEHIDTPHSVFNVNDEVKVMIIDLDAERGRISLSTKQLEPEPGDMIKNRDLVYDKAEEMAAKYREQLLAKQQGATAAPAATVEVVAEEKIPPAAELEEEIPPAAELEEEIPPAAELEEEIPPATETEEEIPAVAELEEEIPPATETEEEIPAAIEQ, from the coding sequence ATGGTCAATCAGAATTTAACCGCTACAGAAATTGGATTCACTCACGAAGATTTCGCTGCTCTACTTGACAAATACGACTATCATTTTAGCCCTGGTGATGTTGTCCCAGGAACAGTTTTCAGTATAGAGCCGCGCGGCGCTCTGATTGACATTGGTGCTAAAACCGCAGCATATATACCTATACAAGAAATGTCTATTAACCGGGTAGATAGCCCGGAAGAAGTCTTACAGTCAAACGAAACGCGGGAATTTTTCATTCTTACCGATGAAAACGAAGATGGTCAATTAACTCTTTCCATTCGCCGTATTGAATATATGCGGGCTTGGGAGCGCGTGCGACAGCTGCAAGCAGAAGATGCTACTGTCCGTTCTGGTGTGTTTGCAACTAATCGTGGCGGAGCATTAGTACGGATTGAGGGATTACGTGGCTTTATCCCTGGTTCCCACATCAGTACCCGCAAACCTAAAGAAGAATTGGTAGGCGAAGATTTGCCATTGAAATTCTTAGAGGTGGACGAAGAACGTAACCGCCTAGTTCTATCTCACCGTCGGGCGCTGGTTGAGCGGAAGATGAACCGCCTAGAAGTTGGTGAAGTAGTAATTGGTACAGTTCGTGGCATCAAACCCTACGGTGCTTTCATCGACATTGGCGGCGTCAGTGGCCTACTGCACATTTCTGAGATTTCCCACGAACATATTGATACACCTCATAGCGTGTTCAATGTCAATGATGAAGTGAAAGTTATGATCATTGACTTGGATGCAGAAAGGGGTCGGATTTCCCTATCTACCAAGCAGCTAGAACCCGAACCCGGAGATATGATTAAAAACCGGGATTTGGTCTACGATAAGGCAGAAGAAATGGCTGCTAAGTATCGTGAACAGCTCTTAGCCAAGCAACAAGGTGCTACTGCTGCGCCTGCTGCAACTGTGGAAGTTGTTGCAGAAGAAAAGATTCCACCAGCTGCAGAACTTGAAGAAGAGATTCCACCAGCTGCAGAACTTGAAGAAGAGATTCCACCAGCTGCAGAACTTGAAGAAGAGATTCCACCAGCGACGGAAACTGAAGAAGAAATTCCAGCAGTTGCAGAACTTGAAGAAGAGATTCCACCAGCGACGGAAACTGAAGAAGAAATTCCAGCAGCGATTGAACAATAA
- a CDS encoding Npun_R2479 family HD domain-containing metalloprotein codes for MFNATEILIDAFVNEIREGYRRTYGCFKNDYQDIIAWAGNMALENIANSDALYHNVEHTVLVTLVGQEILRGKHIREGGVSSEDWLHCIISLLSHDIGYVKGVCRQDRETAGLYATGKNGKMISVAPGASDASLTPYHVDRAKLFIDERFGGHKLIDAQAIKSNIELTRFPVPAAEDHQDTKCFAGLVRAADLIGQLSDPRYLKKITSLFYEFEETGVNKVLGYKTPADLRNNYAKFYWNGVYPYIQEGLHYLSLTQQGKQILANLYSNVFVVEHEKQLEEQQRYLKKLEVGS; via the coding sequence ATGTTCAATGCCACTGAAATTTTAATTGATGCCTTTGTAAATGAAATTCGAGAAGGCTACCGTCGCACCTATGGCTGTTTCAAAAATGATTATCAGGACATTATCGCCTGGGCTGGTAACATGGCTTTGGAAAACATTGCCAATAGCGACGCCCTTTACCACAATGTTGAACACACTGTCCTTGTCACCCTGGTAGGGCAAGAAATCTTACGTGGCAAACACATTAGGGAAGGCGGTGTTTCCAGTGAAGATTGGTTGCATTGTATCATTTCCTTACTGAGTCATGATATTGGCTACGTTAAGGGAGTTTGCCGACAAGACCGAGAAACAGCAGGCTTATATGCCACGGGTAAAAATGGCAAAATGATTTCTGTAGCTCCTGGCGCTTCTGATGCCAGTCTGACGCCGTATCATGTTGATAGAGCCAAGCTTTTTATTGATGAGCGTTTTGGAGGTCACAAGTTGATAGATGCTCAGGCAATTAAGAGCAATATTGAATTGACTCGATTTCCCGTGCCTGCGGCAGAAGATCATCAAGATACAAAGTGCTTTGCAGGATTAGTCCGGGCTGCTGATTTGATTGGTCAACTAAGCGACCCACGTTACCTGAAGAAAATTACTTCTTTATTTTACGAGTTTGAAGAAACTGGTGTAAATAAAGTTTTGGGCTATAAAACCCCTGCCGATTTACGGAATAACTACGCTAAATTTTACTGGAATGGCGTCTATCCCTATATCCAAGAGGGACTGCATTATCTATCATTGACACAACAGGGAAAACAAATTCTCGCTAATCTTTACTCAAATGTGTTTGTTGTAGAACATGAAAAACAACTGGAAGAACAGCAGCGGTATTTAAAGAAGTTAGAAGTGGGGAGTTAG
- the psbB gene encoding photosystem II chlorophyll-binding protein CP47, whose product MGLPWYRVHTVVLNDPGRLISVHLMHTALVAGWAGSMALYELAVFDPSDPILNPMWRQGMFVLPFMSRLGVTQSWGGWNVTGGPATDPGFWSFEGVAAAHIVLSGLLFLAAVWHWVYWDLELFRDPRTGEPALDLPKMFGIHLFLSGLLCFGFGAFHVTGLFGPGIWVSDAYGITGAAQGVAPEWGPDGFNPYNPGGIAAHHIAAGVVGIIAGLFHLTVRPPERLYKALRMGNIETVLSSSIAAVFFAAFVVAGTMWYGNAATPIELFGPTRYQWDQSYFRQEIQRRVQTNVAQGATLDQAWSGIPEKLAFYDYVGNSPAKGGLFRTGPMVKGDGIAQSWQGHGVFKDSEGRELTVRRLPNFFETFPVILTDADGIVRADIPFRRAESKYSFEQSGVTVSFYGGDLNGKTFTEPADVKKYARKAQGGEIFEFDRETLNSDGVFRTSPRGWFTFGHAVFALLFFFGHLWHGARTIYRDVFAGVDADLEEQVEWGLFQKVGDKSTRRKEAL is encoded by the coding sequence ATGGGACTACCCTGGTACCGAGTACATACAGTCGTTCTGAATGATCCAGGGCGGCTGATTTCTGTACACCTGATGCACACAGCCTTAGTAGCAGGCTGGGCTGGTTCGATGGCACTCTACGAACTGGCTGTTTTTGACCCTAGCGATCCAATTCTCAACCCGATGTGGCGTCAAGGGATGTTTGTCCTACCCTTCATGTCACGTTTGGGCGTTACCCAATCTTGGGGTGGTTGGAACGTTACTGGTGGTCCAGCAACTGATCCTGGCTTCTGGTCATTTGAAGGCGTTGCTGCGGCTCACATTGTTCTTTCAGGTCTTTTGTTCCTAGCCGCCGTATGGCACTGGGTTTACTGGGATTTGGAACTCTTTAGAGATCCGCGCACTGGTGAACCTGCCCTAGACTTGCCAAAAATGTTTGGCATTCACCTGTTCTTATCTGGTCTACTTTGTTTTGGCTTTGGTGCTTTTCACGTCACCGGACTATTTGGGCCGGGGATTTGGGTTTCTGACGCTTATGGAATAACTGGGGCTGCACAGGGGGTAGCACCGGAATGGGGCCCAGATGGTTTTAACCCATATAACCCTGGTGGGATTGCGGCTCACCACATTGCTGCTGGTGTTGTTGGTATTATTGCAGGCTTATTCCACCTCACAGTCAGACCCCCCGAACGGCTTTACAAAGCCCTACGGATGGGGAACATTGAAACAGTACTTTCTAGCAGTATTGCAGCAGTCTTCTTTGCTGCTTTCGTTGTTGCTGGTACTATGTGGTACGGTAACGCCGCCACTCCGATCGAATTGTTTGGCCCTACCCGCTACCAATGGGATCAGAGTTACTTCCGTCAAGAAATTCAGCGCCGCGTCCAAACAAACGTTGCCCAAGGTGCAACCCTTGACCAAGCTTGGTCGGGGATTCCCGAAAAACTGGCTTTCTATGATTACGTCGGTAATAGCCCCGCCAAAGGCGGTCTATTCCGTACAGGGCCTATGGTCAAGGGTGATGGGATTGCCCAGTCTTGGCAAGGTCACGGCGTATTCAAAGATTCTGAAGGACGGGAATTGACCGTGCGTCGTCTCCCCAACTTCTTTGAAACCTTCCCAGTAATTTTGACCGATGCAGATGGAATTGTCCGCGCTGACATTCCCTTCCGTCGGGCAGAATCTAAGTACAGCTTTGAGCAATCTGGTGTCACTGTCAGTTTCTACGGTGGTGATCTAAACGGTAAGACCTTTACAGAACCAGCTGATGTGAAGAAGTATGCCCGTAAGGCTCAAGGCGGTGAAATCTTTGAATTTGACCGGGAAACCTTGAACTCTGATGGTGTATTCCGCACCAGTCCTAGAGGTTGGTTTACCTTTGGACACGCCGTATTTGCCCTATTGTTCTTCTTTGGTCATCTCTGGCATGGCGCTCGGACAATCTACCGAGACGTGTTTGCTGGTGTTGATGCGGATCTAGAAGAGCAAGTTGAGTGGGGTCTGTTCCAGAAAGTGGGTGACAAATCAACCCGCCGCAAGGAAGCCCTTTAA
- a CDS encoding transposase, which produces MISPPTYDLNQSNVLGIDPGINNWLTCVLNVGTSFIIDGKHFKSMNQYYNKRVSTLKIFNKCNYLKDAKKIYVDYDT; this is translated from the coding sequence ATGATTTCACCACCGACTTACGATCTCAATCAATCCAATGTGCTTGGAATCGATCCAGGAATCAATAATTGGCTAACGTGTGTGTTAAACGTAGGGACTAGTTTTATCATCGACGGCAAGCATTTTAAGTCGATGAACCAGTACTACAACAAGCGCGTCTCTACGCTCAAAATTTTTAACAAGTGTAATTACTTAAAAGATGCTAAAAAAATTTATGTAGATTATGATACATAA